From one Triticum aestivum cultivar Chinese Spring chromosome 4B, IWGSC CS RefSeq v2.1, whole genome shotgun sequence genomic stretch:
- the LOC123092492 gene encoding probable glucuronosyltransferase Os03g0287800, whose product MGSAMDHVGAAGGRAKKASGGSQLWKKALLHSSLCFVMGFFTGFAPSSVSDWRSVSPAGVGSSHIVKTPQVIASGAAMDRSLLARDAAARIGGVPRPLLVVVTTTESTPTAAGERAAMLTRMAHTLRLVPPPLLWLVVEAAPDVPATAKLLRDTGILYRHLTYKENFTAAEVAAGKERHHQRNTALEHIERHRLAAIVHFAGLGDVYELRFFDQLRQISTFGAWPVARMSRNERKVVIQGPACSSSKVLGWFSRDLMSNGTAGTGGGTAATSPEIDVHGFAFNSSVLWDPERWGRYPTSEPDKSQDSMRFVQQVVSEDYSKVKGIPPDCLEIMVWGVDTTPPTPTSSQQTPGNKRR is encoded by the exons ATGGGCTCCGCCATGGACCACGTCGGCGCGGCTGGCGGGAGGGCCAAGAAGGCGTCCGGCGGCTCGCAGCTGTGGAAGAAGGCGCTGCTGCATTCCAGCCTCTGCTTCGTCATGGGCTTCTTCACGGGCTTCGCGCCCTCGTCCGTCTCCGACTGGCGGTCCGTGTCGCCCGCCGGGGTGGGGAGCAGCCACATAGTGAAGACGCCGCAAGTGATCGCGTCGGGCGCAGCCATGGACCGGAGCCTGTTGGCGCGGGACGCGGCCGCAAGAATCGGGGGCGTCCCGCGGCCTCTCCTGGTGGTCGTGACGACCACCGAGTCGACGCCTACGGCGGCCGGCGAGCGGGCGGCGATGCTAACCAGGATGGCCCACACCCTGCGGCtcgtgccgccgccgctgctgtggCTGGTGGTGGAGGCCGCCCCCGACGTGCCGGCGACGGCGAAGCTGCTGCGCGACACGGGGATCCTCTACCGCCACCTGACGTACAAGGAGAACTTCACGGCCGCCGAGGTCGCCGCGGGCAAGGAGCGCCACCACCAGCGCAACACCGCGCTGGAGCACATCGAGCGGCACCGCCTCGCCGCCATCGTCCACTTCGCCGGCCTCGGCGACGTGTACGAGCTGCGCTTTTTCGACCAGCTCCGGCAGATCAG TACATTCGGTGCGTGGCCGGTGGCGAGGATGTCGCGGAACGAGCGGAAGGTGGTCATCCAGGGCCCTGCGTGCAGCTCGTCCAAGGTCCTCGGCTGGTTCTCCAGGGACCTGATGAGCAACGGCACCGCCGGCAcgggcggcggcacggcggcgaCGTCGCCCGAGATCGACGTCCACGGCTTCGCCTTCAACAGCTCCGTGCTCTGGGACCCCGAGCGCTGGGGCCGCTACCCGACCTCCGAGCCCGACAAGTCCCAG GACTCGATGAGGTTTGTGCAGCAAGTGGTGTCGGAGGATTATAGCAAGGTGAAGGGCATCCCTCCAGATTGTCTGGAGATCATGGTATGGGGCGTCGACACAACGCCGCCGACCCCCACTTCCTCGCAACAAACTCCGGGGAATAAGAGGAGGTAG